The genomic region TTGTATTTtgtaacatcgatttttattaaattgatgttaaaatattgacattaaatttatattttttagtattatataaagGGTTGTATCAAGCTAGATCGAGAGGAATTCAGAATCTGACTTGCTACTCTCATTCTCCTCATGCTATTCCGTTGATCAAGGGTCCTATCATTTAGTGGTGTGTCAGTTATTAGCTTTTATTGCTAGAAAATAGAATTCTCGTTTtgccatttaaaaaaattatgtatttcattttaaaaatagtataatatataagttatatcaaattaaaaatattacttaatatgtttttacctaaaaatattaattaatatgtcaCACTTGCACCCaactaagaaaatataatagtaaATTTGTCGAAGTACTTtgcacacataaaaataaaattattagagaCATTTATAAAGAtagtaaaatataatgaattaatgattgtttgttgttcccggagaaAATAGAATGGAGCTTGGAGACCAATAAATACATTATAGTAAATTAGTAAAAACGAATCTCAACGAATAATAtgattgaaaatttgaattttatttgaatctAATAGTAATAGaatatgaatattataaatgttattgttatataataatgatatatatcataataattGGATAAATGatagtttttattatattcattcTGATTGTATGAGtataaatattgatatttttgtattgtaatataaatattatattttaaataaatagtgtgatacttacattataatttttttcttaaatttttaaatgtatcGTAATATATTAGTActtttaaataatgataaaaattgatattgttaACTCTTTTGATaggttaaaaaaataagcaCGCAATCAcatcaaatttaaaaggtaAACTGATTTTATAGACTTTGAAATTGTTAGTCTTTGTAGAAATTTTATATCAAGACAAATTAAACTTGTATTTTCTGTGATTTAGCCAAATGACATGATATTTATTGGTCTTAATTCTAAGTAGACTTTTATCAATCCTAGAAAGATTTAGAAATACTCTAACGTGCAACTAATGCAACTAATGACGTATGTTTTggaagagaggaaagaaaatgaaaaagaataaaaaaagcgtttaaaatttgaatttaaaaaattagaaggaaaaaatttaaattggctGAAAGTAACACACATTTCCATCACtttgccttttattttttttctcttatacaCCTTACACCTAATTTCATCTTTGAGGAAGACTAACAATACTcttttgtgttatttattaaaatttatagaaaatcaCGAATTTTAATAGTTtcacatttaaatatatatatatatatatatatatatatatatatatatatatatatatatatatatatatatatattaattagaggtcagaaattcaaatttataatttctaactaattttagtcaataatatacagcattaaaaaatattttttttttctttataacaaAAGAAGAGTACTAGTTTCTGTTATTCAGAATATGCCTTtacctaaaaatattaattaacatgTGACACTTACACCCAATGAAGAATAGTAAATTTGTCGAAGTGCTTTCcacacttgaaaaataaaattattagagaCATTTATAAACATATTAGaatataatgaattaatgattgTTTGTtcgtttttgataaaattgagtggaGCTTGAAGACCAATAAGTACATCATAGGAAATTAGTTAAAAGAATCTCTCAACGAATAATATAGTtgagaatttgatttttatttgagtctaatagtaatataatacaaatattttaaatgttattgttatataataatgatatatataataataattagacaaattatagtttttattatattcatattGATTGAATGAGAATGAAATATTGATATGTTTGTATTGTAATAtaaagattatattttaaataaatagtgtatacactataattttttaaaattttcacatgTATCGAAATATgttagtaattttaaataatgataaaaaaaaaagatgatattgtgattttctttgttttctaacTCTTTTAATGGGTTAGAAAATTAAGCATACAATCACATcgaattttaaaagtaaaaggaTTACATAGACTTTGAAATTATTAGTCTTTGCGGAAATTTTATATCAAGACAAATTAAGCTTGCATTTTttataactgctaaataattgtattttgataatagaaaataaggtaaaattgtctttaaaaataattatttagcagttatttgcgcttaaatattaaagaattgatgttttgttgaattttggctacagatataaaaactggaggtgtaacaagcaaaaatgccagaaaaattgaagaaaagaagaaaatctgaAGCAGGCTCATTCCAATACACGCTAAGCCCATGATCCAACAGAAGCGCGCGCTAAGCATGCAACACGCGCGCTAAGCCCGCGATCTAATAGAAGCGCGCGCTAAGCCTGCAACACGCGCGCTAAGCCCGTGATCTAACAGAAGCACGCGCTAAGCCTGCAACATGCGCTAAGCGCGCGATCTACACGAGCTGAGCGAGGGGGTGTCGCGTTGAGCGCGCctacgaaggcccaaagcccacttcagtagctataaatagagagcaaGTCCAAGGGAAACAGACACCGCGACAGaaccccctctcctaggggtttcacttactccctttctttctttcaccccttctcattgtaaaaccctcaatggccatgagtggctaaacccttagttagggtCTGGCAGGCCTAGAAGCCAAtgtgatgtatgatgtactcttcactatttatcaatgcaataccaggttttttctttcctattttcttttctgtttttatcttgcatactcatctttatattctgttaggggttagatgctcgggagagggtaacttctaaataagatttaaagaacatatgcatgcattagttttaggggttagacgctcgggagaggataacttctaatagaacaagaagaaaagatatcataataaaatcattgctaggcatagagtgattgcattatgcccatgcgtcaaagcaaacatctagaattagaacttcatgcattttatctattgagtctttacaaaggcatttgggagatagataggaaaaataggcttgtcatcgtgaggcatcaggggcaagtaaatgaatagatgtgggtaggataAAATCACCTGAATtggtaaagaaaaaatcataaaccCATACATCCTAGGCAGACAAGGCAAGTCAGTTCCTAACACTATTTTATCTTgactttatctttttcttttattttaaattttaaatttctttcatcttatcttatctattatctttatcttttattttaaattttaaatttcttatctcttgcttttaaattgggtttgcattaatctaagtacaaacaaagtccatgtggattcgacactcggacttccgagaactttactacttatgacgatttggtacacttgccaacgagtcAACAATTTTCTACGCTTTAGCCAAATGACAAATGATATTTATTCATATTAGTTCTAAGTAGACTTTTCACGGTATGATATCAACCCTGGAAAGACGCAGAAATACTCTAACGTGCAacgatttttttatttcttggggGCAAGTGCAAAGACTTGAAATTCGTAATCTGTCAAAACATTTTCGTGTAAAGATAAATTAGTATTTGCATTTCTCGTACTGTGATAAAATAACACATCATATTTTTGGTGGgtttaaataattgtttttgtcCCTATAAAATTAAGGATTCTGTTAGTACTttaataaagattttttatttatattttagtgcttataattttaatatttgaatttatggtTTGCTATAAACTATCAATAGGTTATTATGTAATAGTGATGTTGGTAGTCCATTAATTGGTCCACAATATCAATAGTTTGACATGATATTATATGTAAAGTTTTTGgtaaattgaatatttaaattaaattctcatATGTTTAAGCCTTGTTTGTGTTAATTTTACATAAACGTTTTCTAAGCATGGTGTGGTCGTTAAAGTGACAAACTCAAATACTTTTTTACGGGAAGCTCACGTGTCATTTAATGACATTACAAAAATTCccttgataatgtaaaaatagaatcattgttatattttttatttattaaaatttttaacatcACTTTTTTGTCGAATTATCTGatgaaattttagttattaccACATGCTGGTACAATATGAAGTATATCTTCATGAACctgtaattaatatatatacaaaatcattttattacacaattatataattattgattttttattatatattttatttttttccttgaagaATGGTAAGATTTtgtaagagtaattttttaaaagccatgtcttaattaaaaaaaatcaaatcacaacatataaaaatatgaataaataattggTACAATAAAACATACAAACAATAACAAGTTTAAATTGCTTATCACCATAGTGTAATAAAGGAATTTCCTTCAAAACCGTggaaaaatacaatattttttgacGGAATTAATAAATTTGGTGGAAAATATTCCGtcaaaaatatctattttttttgtagtgatggattactaaaaaaattagtttgttaATGGGGTGATtataatttacttatttattagtataaaaCAAAGCAAATATCAATGGAGAGGATGAGAGGGATAGAAAGTGTGTTGTGGTTGAGTAGAGGTTTCTTTAGCCAAAAAGTTGGACACAAAGTTTCCAATTTTCTACCCCGTGCAAATCGTTGCTATaatgtcttttgttttgcattgACTTGGAAGTCAATTTATGCAAAGATGGAACGCAGATATGtcaaagaaattattataaGGTTGTTACAACATTAATTGCCATCGAAATTGATTTGCAAGTCATTATCAGAACATATGGcacttaagttttattttagtttaattttgttattgccaactttgaaatttggtcccccattttttttccttgtaaatTTGATCTTTCCCcatcttaacttttattcataattaatttaatatttaatatttaacagAAATGGAGATGGCAACACTATTggatcaatattttttgttaaatattagatgcatgaacaaaaattatattaggaGATTTGTGATCAAGTagaggaaattaaaatatataaacctCGTATATGGAGTCttcgtattttaattttaaaaataaaatttttgtaaagagaaaatttacttaatttttttgtcttggATAAGTGAACGAGAATAAACAACTCTGTCATTTAGCCATACtatcaactatatatataaatcctgCCGCAGGCTCCATCTTTCATACTTGACAATTTAAGAGAAAACTGATCACAGTAACCGATCTTTGTTTTACTCTTCGTCATTTCatatcaacaaaaatataatgagTTGTTATTTTCTGAAACTATTTTATGCACTTTTGCTGCTTTTATTGCATGCCGCAGAAATTAAGTGCATTGAGAGTGAGAGACAAGCACTCCTCAACTTCAAACATGGCCTCATAGATAAGTATGGCATGCTGTCTACATGGAGGGACGATAACACTAACAGAGACTGTTGCAAATGGAAAGGCATTCAATGCAACAATCAAACTGGTCATGTTGAGATGCTTCATCTCCGTGGTCAGGATACACAATATTTGAGTGGTGCAATCAATATCTCATCATTGATTGCCCTTGAAAAAATTGAACGCTTGGATCTCAGCTATAATGCTTTTCAAGATATCTCTATCTCTCTGATTCCAGAACTCATGGGCTCGTTCACCAATTTAAGATATCTCTATCTCTCTGATTCTTTATTTGGTGGGAGTATTCCTTCTGATATTGGAAAGCTTACACATTTACTGTCTCTTGATCTAAGTGATAATGATCTCCATGGAAAAATCCCTTATCAACTTGGAAACCTTACACATTTACAATATCTTGATCTAAGTGATAGTGATCTAGATGGGGAACTCCCATATCAACTTGGAAATCTCTCACAGTTGAGGTATCTTGATATTCGTGGGAATTCATTTTCGGGAGCACTCCCTTTCCAGGTTGGGAATCTTCCTTTGTTGCACACTCTTGGACTTGGTGGCAATTTTGATGGGAAATCTAAGGATGCAGAGTGGTTGACTAAGCTTTCTTCATTGACAAAACTTAAGCTAAGTTCACTACACAACCTTTCCTCTTCTCATCACTGGCTACAAATGATCAGCAAGCTTATTCCAAACTTAAGAGAGTTGAGGCTATTTGATTGTTCTCTTTCAGATACAAATATTCAATCTCTGTTTTATTCACCTTCCAACTTTTCCACTGCTCTTACCATCCTTGATCTTTCTTCAAATAGGCTCACATCCTCAACATTTCAACTGTTGTCAAACTTTAGCCATCATCTTCAGGAGCTTTATCTTCCTTATAATAACATTGTTTTGTCATCTCCTCTATGCCCAAACTTTCCTTCTCTTGTGATCCTTGATCTTTCTTATAATAATTTGACATCATCAGTCTTTCAAGGTAGTTTCAACTTCAGCTCAAaacttcaaaatctttatttgcAAAATTGTAGTCTTACGGATGGAAGTTTTCTAATGTCATCTTTCATTATGagttcttcatcttctcttgtttcCCTTGGTCTCTCCTCAAATCTgttgaaatcatcaactatatttTACTGGCTCTTTAACTCCACCACCAATCTTCATAACCTTTTCCTTTATGATAACATGTTAGAAGGTCCCATTTCAGATGGATTTGGGAAAGTAATGAACTCTCTTGAAGGTCTTTACCTCTACGGTAACAAACTGCAAGGCGAGATTCCATCTTTCTTTGGTAACATGTGCGCATTGCAGAGTTTAGACCTCTCAAATAACAAGTTGAATGGGGAAATTTCTAGCTTCTTCCAAAAATTTTCATGGTGCAACAGATACATATTTAAGAGCTTGTATTTATCTTATAACCGGTTGACTAGCATGTTACCTAAAAGCATTGGATTGCTATCAGAGTTGACGGATCTTTACTTGGCTGGGAATTCTTTGGAGGGTGACGTCACTGAATCCCATCTTTCTAATTTTTCCAAATTAGAATTGTTGTCCCTCTCAGAGAACTCGTTGTCTGTGAAATTGGTCCCGAGTTGGGTTCCTCCATTCCAATTAAAATACTTGGCAATCAGATCTTGCAAGTTAGGCCCCACCTTTCGTAGTTGGCTCAAGACTCAGAGTTCTTTACGTGAGCTTGATATTTCTGATAATGGGATTAATGACTCTGTACCAGACTGGTTTTGGAATAACTTGCAATATATGAGAGATTTAAATATGTCTTTCAATTATCTCATTGGTTCAATTCCTAATATATCATTGAAGCTTCGTAACGGACCGTCTGTACTTCTGAATACAAATCAGTTTGAGGGTAAAATTCCGTCATTTTTACTACAAGCTTCCGTGCTGATTCtctctgaaaataatttttcagatTTGTTTTCATTCTTATGTGACCAAAGCACAGCTGCAAATTTGGCCACTTTAGATGTATCACACAATCAAATAAAGGGGCAACTCCCAGATTGTTGGAAATCAGTAAAGCAATTAGTGTTTCTTGATTTAAGCAGCAATAAATTGTCAGGGAAGATTCCTATGTCCATGGGCGCTCTTGTTAATATGGAAGCCTTGGTTTTACGAAACAATGGTTTAATGGGTGAGTTGCCTTCTTCTTTGAAGAATTGCACCAGTTTATTTATGCTGGACCTGAGTGAAAATATGTTGTCGGGTCCAATACCATCATGGATTGGAGAAAGTATGCATCAATTGATAATCTTGAACATGCGAGGAAATCACCTCTCAGGAAATCTACCCATTCATCTCTGTTATTTGAAGCGTATTCAATTGTTGGATCTTTCAAGGAATAACTTGTCAAGTGGAATTCCATCATGCTTAAAGAATTTGACTGCATTGTCTGAACAGACCATCAACTCAAGTGACACTATGTCTCATATATATTGGAATGATAAGACTTCCATTGTAATTTATGGTTACACATTCCGAGGTTATACGCTTGACATAACATGGATGTGGAAAGGTGTGGAACGGGGGTTCAAGGATCCAGAGTTGGAGCTCAAAAGCATGGATCTTTCTTGTAACAATTTAATGGGTGAAATACCAAAAGAGATCGGATATTTGCTTGGGTTAGTTTCTTTGAATCTATCAAGAAACAATTTGAGTGGAGAAATTCCTTCTCAGATTGGGAATTTAGGTTCACTAGAATCACTTGACTTGTCAAGAAATCACATCTCTGGGAGAATTCCATCTTCTCTTTCTGAAATTGATGATTTGGGAAAATTAGACTTGTCACACAACTCTCTTTCTGGAAGAATCCCATCAGGAAGACATTTTGAAACCTTTGAAGCCTCTAGTTTTGAAGGAAATATTGATCTTGGTGGCGAACAACTTAACAAAACTTGTCCTGGGGATGGAGATCAAACAACAGAAGAGGGTCAAGAACCACCAGTCAAAGGTGATGATTCTGTTTTCTATGAGGGATTATACATGAGCTTGGGGATTGGATACTTCACTGGATTTTGGGGCTTATTAGGGCCATTACTACTGTGGCATCCTTGGAGAATTGCTTACATCAGGTTTCTGAACAGATTAACAGACTATGTATATGTATGCTTATGGTGAATGTGGGAATTGTTGCTGATCGCTCCAAGgcaaaaaggtatgttttagattttatttttcaagttcatGGTTTATGTTCTGTCTTTGTTTTACATATATCAAGAATTGCTTCACTCATCAAAAGGGTAATATGTATTTCGAACAGAAAGCTCATATTAACGGTAAACCAATTGTTAgaagttaataatttatttcttcatCCTTACTTGACAAATTCATTGGTGCTActctaataattattattttaaagagtACTACTTTGaaagagtttaaaaaaatatctcatattattgaaatgtttaattttgtttaataattcgTTGATGGAATatgttttgtattaaataaCTTGGGTAATTTTTTACTCAGGTGCATGCTTTAGTACACTGTCGTAGATGTCTTTATCATGAAAGAATCAGCAGAAAGTTTTccaattgagatttttttttattttgtttaaaagaaaTTGTTTAATTCTTACCTAGGTGCAGCATATGgcacttttaattaaaatatttaacatctatttttattgattttgatgaattgattatttatttctaaatatgtGAACAAAGGTAATatatgagaagaaaaaataattaaatatgtaaaatgattttgaataattatatatgaacaTTTCAACATTTATATCTCATTTTTTACTATCACATTTACCTATTATACttaccctttttcttttttttcctctcccTTGTCAACTAACATGGCATGTagtatttttcaatatatttttttcataaattctaAGGGGACCGTAATTGTTTTTACATGGTATTTTAATTACACTTTGTGAAAAAcatgtggggggggggggggggggcatggCCCCTGCATGTAtatttccattttcaattttatataatcaaatataattCTGTCTTTAATTATCTTGTAATCCAGCACATTAATTTTTGTACGAAAAAAATGCTGATTGTTGCAGATGTGCTGAACGCTTCTGATCAGAGAAGAAAGCATTGTTGGCTGCTACAAGTACGAAATATTTCTTTAGTATAGGAGTTTACAATGTTTTGTATTTAAGTAAGGAACTGCAAAATCTTTTTTTGCAGAAACTTAGTATGATATTGTTGtattttattgtataatatatttgtaatgctgtatatttttcattaatgtgCTTAGATATGTGATATCTAAAATTTGACCACTCCATTTTCATCATCAACAATGCTTTCTGCTATATTAATTCCCCTAGTTCAGCTATACTTACTGTGAATCAAATTTGTACATGAGAAGAAGAATGCATCTAATTATAAAATCtagttgttttcttatttttcagaATGGAAGTCAACAACTGTTATATCAGCATCTAATTATAAAATCtagttgttttcttatttttcacctttcttttttgctttctattaTTCATTATTGTTCTTACTCTTCCATCCCGTGAGCCCCAATTACATTCCATGCATACATGCAAACTCTCTTATAACATCCTATATTTATCTGCACCCAAATTTACAGGATGCTTCAGcgaatttttctaatttttgtatAGTTTGAATGTAGCAAATtactctttttctctttccattTCACA from Glycine soja cultivar W05 chromosome 16, ASM419377v2, whole genome shotgun sequence harbors:
- the LOC114390296 gene encoding receptor-like protein EIX2: MSCYFLKLFYALLLLLLHAAEIKCIESERQALLNFKHGLIDKYGMLSTWRDDNTNRDCCKWKGIQCNNQTGHVEMLHLRGQDTQYLSGAINISSLIALEKIERLDLSYNAFQDISISLIPELMGSFTNLRYLYLSDSLFGGSIPSDIGKLTHLLSLDLSDNDLHGKIPYQLGNLTHLQYLDLSDSDLDGELPYQLGNLSQLRYLDIRGNSFSGALPFQVGNLPLLHTLGLGGNFDGKSKDAEWLTKLSSLTKLKLSSLHNLSSSHHWLQMISKLIPNLRELRLFDCSLSDTNIQSLFYSPSNFSTALTILDLSSNRLTSSTFQLLSNFSHHLQELYLPYNNIVLSSPLCPNFPSLVILDLSYNNLTSSVFQGSFNFSSKLQNLYLQNCSLTDGSFLMSSFIMSSSSSLVSLGLSSNLLKSSTIFYWLFNSTTNLHNLFLYDNMLEGPISDGFGKVMNSLEGLYLYGNKLQGEIPSFFGNMCALQSLDLSNNKLNGEISSFFQKFSWCNRYIFKSLYLSYNRLTSMLPKSIGLLSELTDLYLAGNSLEGDVTESHLSNFSKLELLSLSENSLSVKLVPSWVPPFQLKYLAIRSCKLGPTFRSWLKTQSSLRELDISDNGINDSVPDWFWNNLQYMRDLNMSFNYLIGSIPNISLKLRNGPSVLLNTNQFEGKIPSFLLQASVLILSENNFSDLFSFLCDQSTAANLATLDVSHNQIKGQLPDCWKSVKQLVFLDLSSNKLSGKIPMSMGALVNMEALVLRNNGLMGELPSSLKNCTSLFMLDLSENMLSGPIPSWIGESMHQLIILNMRGNHLSGNLPIHLCYLKRIQLLDLSRNNLSSGIPSCLKNLTALSEQTINSSDTMSHIYWNDKTSIVIYGYTFRGYTLDITWMWKGVERGFKDPELELKSMDLSCNNLMGEIPKEIGYLLGLVSLNLSRNNLSGEIPSQIGNLGSLESLDLSRNHISGRIPSSLSEIDDLGKLDLSHNSLSGRIPSGRHFETFEASSFEGNIDLGGEQLNKTCPGDGDQTTEEGQEPPVKGDDSVFYEGLYMSLGIGYFTGFWGLLGPLLLWHPWRIAYIRFLNRLTDYVYVCLW